A stretch of DNA from Candidatus Nomurabacteria bacterium:
GCTTCGCTAAGAGGGATAGGCCAATCAATACCTAATTCGGGGTCTGCCAAGTTTACAAATGTATATTGATCATATTGGTCCGGCTTCCAGTGTGCATCTACGATATAGGAATAATATGTAGGTTCAAGTGTCATAAAGCTATTGCCGCAACCTTTTGGAAGATAAACTGCTTTGGTAGGGTCAAGTTCAATTTGCACTACTTTGCCGAAGCTTTCCCCTTCTCTTAGGTCCACAAATGCACAAAATATCCTACCCGTTACAACCGATATGTATTTATTCCAAGGTTCGGCATGTATACCTCTTACCACCCCTATATCTTTGTTAAATGAAATATTGTGCTGAACTGGTGCAAAATCTTCTGGCAACCCTAATTGAGCTTCTTTTGCCTTTTGAAATTTCTCTTGGAAAAAACCTCTCTCATCACTTATTGTGTTAACATCAAAAACTAATAATCCTGGTATGTCTGTTTCTTGGACTTTGAATTCAGTACTAGGTATTTCTGCCATATGTTTATACTCCTATCCTCTTGTATTTCTCTTCAGTCTCAACCTTTTGAGGCTTCCACCATTTTTCGTTATTCTTGTACCACTCGATTGTTGCCCTAAGTCCTTCTTCAAAGTTTGTATATCGAGGTGACCATCCGAGCTCATTTACTAACTTGCTATTGTCAATTGCATATCTTAAGTCGTGGCCTGGCCTATCTTTAACGTGCTCTAAGTAACTTTCGTCTTTATTCATCTCTTTAAGAATTAGATTAAAAACTTCAATGTTACTTTTTTCACCATCTGCGCCAATTAAGTAGGTCTCTCCAGACTTACCTTTTTCAATGATCGCCCATACTCCACTGTTATGATCGTCAACATGTATCCAGTCTCTTACGTTCTCTCCTTTACCATAGAGTTTAAGTTTTGAGCCAGACAATAAATTAGTAATCTGGCGCGGAATCATTTTTTCGACATGTTGCCTCGGACCGTAGTTGTTTGAGCAATTTGAAATGGTGGCATGGATACCATACGTTCTCACCCATGCTCTTATTAGCATATCGCTACTTGCTTTAGATGATGAGTACGGACTGGAAGGATTATACGGTGTATTTGGAGTAAATTTAGCTGGATCATCAAGCTCTAAATCTCCATAAACTTCATCCGTAGATATATGATGAAGCTTTTTATTATGTTTTTTTACAGCTTCAAGTATTCTAAAAGTTCCTATAATATTTGTCTCAATAAATGGATAAGGATCAGCAATGGAATTGTCATTATGGCTTTCAGCTGCAAAATGAACTACTAAATCACATTCGCTTATTAGTTTATCAATCAAATTTTTATCACAGATGTCGCCCTCTATAAATTCGATCTTATCGAGTACCTCACTTAAGCTTTGTTTATTTCCGGCATAAGTTAGCTTATCGATGACAGTTATATGGTGTTCAGGGTGTTCTTTGAGGGTAAGGTGAACGAAATTACTGCCGATGAAGCCAGCCCCTCCAGTTACTAGAATTCTCATTGAATCTGATTATAACATTAGATATTTTGTATAATCATTGTCATATGAACAAGACTAAACAAAGAATCTTAATCGATGCACGCATAATTGGTACTGGTACTGGAGATTATGCTGAGGGTATTTTAAATGAGCTTCAAAAGTTAGATCATCAGAATGAATATATTATTATCTTAGATCCTGCGACCAAGTTGCATGTTTCTGCTCCAAATTTTAGAGAATATCGTTCTAAGAACACTGCTAGAAACCATATGTTCTTTATAAGAGGTAATTTAAACCTAGCTTGGGAAATGTACAGGTTAAGAGCTGATGTTTTTTGGGGAAGTTTTCAACACATCCCTTTCTTTTACTTTAAGAGAAAGACTGTTGTAACTGTTCATGATCTGACTCAAGTCAGAATTGCTAACCCTAAGAGTAAGATTGAAAAGCGTGAAGAGTGGAAAAAGGATAAGAAAGCTGTAATTAAGGACAAAGTCCGTAAGCTCCCCTTCTCTCTTATTCCTCGTTCAATTCTAATGTTCTTTTTGAATCTCTTTAGTTTTAGATTTAGTGTTTGGCGTGCAAAGCATATCTTTACTCCCTCTAAGTATGTAAAGAATGATGTGATTGATTATTTCAAACTAAAGCCAGAGAAAGTTAGTGTAACTGTAAATGGGGGTGTTATTTTAAATAGACTTACAAAAGATGAGTCTATTAAGAAGCTGCTTAAGAAAGACTTTTTGCTTTATGTTGGGACAGATCATGGCCATAAGAACTTAAATATCTTATTAGAAGTGATGGATAAGATACGAGATGTTAAACCTGATTTGAACCTAGTCTTTGCTGGTAGGAAAGATAGAAATTATGTGACTATCCAAAATAGGGCTAGGGAGCTGAATCTTGAAGATAGAGTTCATGTCCTAGGGTTTGTCAGTGATGGAGAAAAAGGTTGGTTATTTAAGCATGCAAAGCTGTATGTTTTCCCTTCTCTTTCTGAAGGATTTGGAATTCCCCCGCTAGAGGCGATGGCGTACGATCTTCCAGTTATTGCAAGCGATAAGACTGCCATTCCGGAAGTTTGCGGGGATGCTGCAGTTTATTTTGATCCTACTGACAAGGACGATATTGCTAAAAAGATTCTAGATACCATCGATAATGAGAAGTTAAAAAAAGATTTAATAAAGAAAGGCCGTGAAAGGAATAAATTATTTAAGTGGGAAGATAGTGCGAAGGTAGTCTTGGCTGAATTAACAAAGCTTTGAATAAGAAAGATTATGAAAGAGTTGGCTGTGGTGTTAAATAATGTGAGGAGCTGTGAGAATGTTGGCTCTATCTTAAGAACTGCAGATTTTTTTGGGTTCGAATATGTGTGGTTTGTGGGAGTTACTCCCTACCCTACCCTAGAAAATGACCAACGTTTACCTCACATAAGAGAAAAGTTAGATAAACAGATTAAAAAAGTCTCTTTAGGTGCCGAAAAAAATTTAACAATGATTCATGAATCATCTTTAGAAGTAGCTGTCAATAAACTAAAAGATATGGGTTGGAATATTATCGGCCTAGAGCAGAACTCAAAGTCTGTGGATATTAGTAGATATAAATTTAAGAGTAAGAAGAATGTTGTTGTATTAGGTACTGAGGTTACTGGTCTAGACTTTGACGACTTAAGTTTAGTGGATGAAATTGTTGAAATACCTAGATATGGTAAAAAAGAAAGTTTAAATGTGAGTGTGGCTTTTGGGATAGTTGCATCACAGGCATCAGGTTCTTTTAAATAGTTTGAAACATCTAGACTATATGAACAGTAATATTATTGTAGGGATATCTTATAATTAAATATAAATGTTCATTTTCCCTTTTTCTCTCTAAAGAAAAAAATATGACTAGGAAAACGAACGATACAAAAAGTGATGAAGCTGTGGCAGAGCTTTTTTTAAATGATTTAAATAATTTAGTATACTTTGAGGATTTAATTTTAAGGTACGAGCCAAAATTGTTGAGATATGTAAGATCTTTAGGGGTTGAGCAGAACTTAGCTTACGACGTGGTTCAAGATTGTTTTATAAAAGCTTACAGAAATATAAGAAGTTTCAATCCAAAAAAAGGCAAATGGAGCTCTTGGATTTATAGGATTGCTCATAATTGTGCGATGGATTCTTTTAAAAAGTCAAAAAAAGATCTAACAGTTGATGAGGATGAATGGTGGGATAGTATCTCAGTCCCTGAGACTATTACTGAGGAGTTGAACATTAAACTTAACAATGAGAACCTGATGTATGGGTTGAGAAAGGTAGATCTTAAATATAGAGAGCCATTAACGTTGTATTATCTTGAAAATAAATCTTATAAAGAGATTGGAGATATTTTAAGAATGCCGGTTCCTACGGTTAGTACGAGAATAAAGCGTGGGAAGGATAAGCTTAAAGAGGTAATTAATAATGATCTGATGGCAAAAGATAACCTTAAGGTTAAAAAGATGGAGGAGGTAATTTAGTATGCCAAAAGAAGTAAAAAAGAAGAATAATGAGCAAGAAATTAAAGAGCTCAAAGAGCGTTTAAGTGTTTTAGAAAAAATAGAGGCTGAAAAACTTAAACCTAAGAGCGAGATCAGAACAACTGGTAAGCAGTATTTTCCGCTAGTTCTTGGAGTCTTCTTTGCGCTATGTAGCGGAGTAGCTATTTACGGTGTTACTAGCTCTGTGAGATTCTACTC
This window harbors:
- the rfbB gene encoding dTDP-glucose 4,6-dehydratase → MRILVTGGAGFIGSNFVHLTLKEHPEHHITVIDKLTYAGNKQSLSEVLDKIEFIEGDICDKNLIDKLISECDLVVHFAAESHNDNSIADPYPFIETNIIGTFRILEAVKKHNKKLHHISTDEVYGDLELDDPAKFTPNTPYNPSSPYSSSKASSDMLIRAWVRTYGIHATISNCSNNYGPRQHVEKMIPRQITNLLSGSKLKLYGKGENVRDWIHVDDHNSGVWAIIEKGKSGETYLIGADGEKSNIEVFNLILKEMNKDESYLEHVKDRPGHDLRYAIDNSKLVNELGWSPRYTNFEEGLRATIEWYKNNEKWWKPQKVETEEKYKRIGV
- a CDS encoding glycosyltransferase family 4 protein, encoding MNKTKQRILIDARIIGTGTGDYAEGILNELQKLDHQNEYIIILDPATKLHVSAPNFREYRSKNTARNHMFFIRGNLNLAWEMYRLRADVFWGSFQHIPFFYFKRKTVVTVHDLTQVRIANPKSKIEKREEWKKDKKAVIKDKVRKLPFSLIPRSILMFFLNLFSFRFSVWRAKHIFTPSKYVKNDVIDYFKLKPEKVSVTVNGGVILNRLTKDESIKKLLKKDFLLYVGTDHGHKNLNILLEVMDKIRDVKPDLNLVFAGRKDRNYVTIQNRARELNLEDRVHVLGFVSDGEKGWLFKHAKLYVFPSLSEGFGIPPLEAMAYDLPVIASDKTAIPEVCGDAAVYFDPTDKDDIAKKILDTIDNEKLKKDLIKKGRERNKLFKWEDSAKVVLAELTKL
- a CDS encoding TrmH family RNA methyltransferase, which produces MKELAVVLNNVRSCENVGSILRTADFFGFEYVWFVGVTPYPTLENDQRLPHIREKLDKQIKKVSLGAEKNLTMIHESSLEVAVNKLKDMGWNIIGLEQNSKSVDISRYKFKSKKNVVVLGTEVTGLDFDDLSLVDEIVEIPRYGKKESLNVSVAFGIVASQASGSFK
- a CDS encoding RNA polymerase sigma factor, whose product is MTRKTNDTKSDEAVAELFLNDLNNLVYFEDLILRYEPKLLRYVRSLGVEQNLAYDVVQDCFIKAYRNIRSFNPKKGKWSSWIYRIAHNCAMDSFKKSKKDLTVDEDEWWDSISVPETITEELNIKLNNENLMYGLRKVDLKYREPLTLYYLENKSYKEIGDILRMPVPTVSTRIKRGKDKLKEVINNDLMAKDNLKVKKMEEVI